TGAAATTGGATAGCTGATAAATTTACACTTATTGTTATCGGCTGATAACCTTGATCCTGCCATAATTTATTTTGACGGCAAGCTTCATACATCACCCACTCGCCAATCTCTATAATTAAGCCTGTTTTTTCTGCAATACCAATAAATTCACCGGGTGCAATATACCCTTTCTCTGGGTGTTTCCATCGCAGCAATGCTTCCATTCCAATAATTTCATTTGTGTTGAAATCGACCTGTGGCTGATAATGAAGCTCTAGTTGCTCCTGCTTCATCGCTTGCCGAAGTTCACTTTCTAATGTAATGGTTGATTGGAACTTCTCTGAAATCGCTGCTTCAAAAAATTTATAACTGTTCCGATGATTATTTTTACTTTCATACATCGCAGAATTCGCATGTTTGATTAAGTCCTCAGCAGTTGTCCCATGATTAGGAAACAGACTAACTCCAATAGTTACCGTTGTATAAATATCATATCCGTTTATAATGACGGGTTCCTCAAAAGTTTGAATTTGGCGCTCTGCAAATTCCATTACCTCTTTTTTGCTATTCAGACCAAATTGCATAATCATAAACTTATCCCCAGTCATTCGTGCTACAAACGTATCTACATGCAAAAATTTTTTTAACCGACGAGCACTATGACGAATTAGCTCGTCACCAACAGCATAACCAAGTATATCATTTACCTCTTTAAAGTAGTCCAAATCCACTATATATACTGCTAAAATGTCTTTCTTATGATTTAGCTTTTCAATTGTTTCTGATAAAACGTGCACAAAATAATGACGATTGGGCAAATCTGTCAATTCGTCATAGTAGGCGAGGTATTCAATTCTCTTTTTGTTTATCACTTGTTCCGTTACGTCTTTTAATAAACAAACTCCTGTCTCTGCACTTAGATCAAAGTGTAATATGTCAACAAAAAAGCGATCCCCTTCTTTGGTTACTGCTGGATGCTCATGCACTATTTGCTTTCTATTCTCCTGTTTCCTCCAAAAATTGTCTGGAAGTTTACTTGTAAATAATTCACTTAGCGGTTTAAAAATTAACTGCTGTTTGGAATAATGGAACATAGTAGCTCCATTAGTATCACAGTCCATAATATTTCCACTTGTTTTATCGTAAAGCAACGTTCCTGAAAACTGTGCGGTTGCGAAATTATCGAGTTGTTGTCTTACTGTTTGCATTTGATCAGAAACGAGTCCGAGTCTTACGTAGTAGTATTGATTTCGACTATCTGCTGTTAACACCGTTACTTCAACCATTTTATGGCGATCATGCTTTAGCCATGTAAGCTGCTTGGATTCCTCCAATGATGTTAGTTCTAGCAGTTGTTTTATCGGCTTACCAACAGCAGATGAAATGCCAAAGATTCCATCTGCTGTCTTACTTCCTGCTACAATTACCCCACGTTGATTTGTAATTAAGATTGCTTCGTTTAGATGATCAAGCACATATTGCGTAATTGGGAAAACTACCTTTTGTTCATGCATGCCATTCTCCCCTAACTTGATTTACCCTATAATTAATTTTTCTTTTGGATAATGATAATTACCAGTTTGTTTGTTTGACCTAAAAATAAATAAAAAGGTGATGATACCTACTCTTCCAATAAACATTAAAAACATCAAAATTAACTTACTAAAAGAAGTTAATTGATCTGTTATTCCTAAGGAAAGCCCGACAGTCCCAAACGCTGATGTCACCTCAAATAAAATTTCTGTCAGTGAAAATGGTTCGACAATCGACATTAATATAATTGATGTAAATACGAGTATTAAAGCCATTAACGTGACCGTAACAGCTTTTAGTAAGTCTTCATCGTACACTTCCCGGTTAAATAACCGAATGCTCCTGCCTCCTCTGGCATAGGTTGCAATAAAAATAACAACTAATATAAATGTCGTCGTACGAATCCCACCACCAGCACTACTTGGTGAAGCCCCGATAAACATTAACAGCGACATAAATAAGTGATTTGGTTCCGAAAGCAAACTGACATCCATCGTTGACATTCCACCGCTTCTAGTCGTAACGGATTGAAACAGAGAGTAGAACAGAATTTCATGCCAAGATTTATCAGCAAAAAAGTGGACAATATCAAGTAAGAACATACCAATGGTTCCAATAATAATCAAAGCTAAAAATGTGCTCGTCGTCACTTTCGTAAATAAGCTAAACCGGATGAATTTACGTTTATGGGAATCAGCAAATAAATACTCCTTCACTTCAATTAACACTGGGAAGCCAATTGCGCCGAAGATGATTAACAACATATTAATAAATTGGACAAAATAATCATCTTTAAACGGAATTAATGAATTTCCAGTAATATCGAATCCGCCATTGGATATGGCACTAATTGTTCCAAACATACCATGCAAATATGCTTCTTTGGCTGAATCAAAGTATTGTAAAAAGTACGTACCTAAAACTAGAAATCCGATCAATTCAATCGTTAGCAACACATACACAATTTGCTTAATGAGACGTACCATTCCACCAAACGTGGATTGATTCTGATCTGCCATAATCAAGCGTCTTTCTTTTAATCCAATCTTCTTCCCGAGTAATAACCAAATAAATGTACTGATCGCCATTACGCCTACAGCCCCAAGTTGCAGAATGGAAGCAAGTAGGATAATCCCGGTTGTACTTAATGTATCTGCTAACGATATCGAGCTTAAACCAGTCACACTTAAGGCACTGACAGCAGTAAATAACACATCTATAAATGGGAGGTCCACACCATCCTGATATGCGATTGGCAAGGACAAAATCCCTGTCGAAAATAATACAGCAAAAAAATAAAACAATAATAATATCTGGACAGGTGATAAGCGCTTTGCCCAGCGAACAATTGGCTTTTGATGATGCATAACCATTTACTCCTTATTAACTAACAAATTTAGTAGTCTCTATATATACTAAAAATAAACGATGAAGGTTAAAAAATCGTACACCAATAGCAAGTTGCTTAACAATAAGCAAAAATTATTCGTGTAACAACATACGATCGCTGTTGTTTACAGCTTTAAATAACAAAAGTACTATAAAAAACAAATCGTGAAACGTATAAACGTCTATTAATAATGAAATGAAAAAATAACAACAACTAAGGAAACATTTGAACATCCTTATTCATGAAGCAAGCTTATCCATATTATAGCAATGTGAAGTTGAAAATGCTTGTAATTGAGCAATAAATAAAATTTACGTTAACTCTTTAAACTTCTCCAGTAGTTCCTTCCCTTGGAAACCTTCATCAATAAGGGCCGTTAATAAGGATTCAATATTTTCTTTTCTTTTATCGACAATATTTCCTATAAATAAAACATTAATGTTGGCTCCTATTTCATTAATTCCAATAATCGAGGTGATGAATGTAGCCATAGCATTGCTTTCTTTGGAAATTTTCACTTGAATCAAGACTTCTGATTTTGACGCTTGCAGTTCTTCGAAATAGGGCTGTAAAGACCTTTCCGTATATGCCTCCACTGTCCATTGATTTTTTTCATCTTCACGGTCAATAATCAAGCCATCCAATAAAGGAATATGATTGGGAATAATTTCCCCGTTTTTCTCCTCCATGATATTTAATAGCTTTAATTTAAATGTTTTCATCCACTTCTCCTCCTTTGAATAAAGATATATCACTTTACGTATCTATGCTGGAAGGTATTGTCGTAGAAACAACCCAATTTTTGCTATGTTAAACGATACCTATCTTTTTCATGTCTACCGTTAGTGTATCAAAAACGGAAGTATATGGATATCACTTTCTTTTTGTAAAGACTAGTTCAGTTGACAACGGAAAACACAACCACTTATGATAAAGGAGATTATAGGGTAAAGGAGAATCGCCATGTCACATTCAGCAATCCAAACAATCATGCAACATCGTTCCATCCGAAAATTTAAAGATAAAAAGCTTACAAACGATCAAATTCAAACAATTGTCAAAGCTGCGCAAATGGCCTCTACTTCTAGTTATGTAATGGCATATACGATAATTGGAGTTACCGATGAACGTATTAAAGAACAGCTTGCAGCTATTTCGGGACAACCTTATGTACAAAAAAATGGCCATTTATTTGTATTTTGCGGTGACTTACATCGTGCGACACAATTAGGTGCACCAGATGAAATAGAAACGATGCAAGCAAGCTTAGCTTCGCCAGAACAATTCATCGTTATGACTGTAGATGCTGCACTTGCATCTCAAAACGCAGCCACTGCTGCCGAAGATTTAGGTTTGGGTATTTGTTACTTAGGAAGCTTACGAAATGACATCCGTCAAGTTAGTGAAATATTGCAGCTTCCAGAACGGGTCGTTCCATTGTTTGGAATGGCAGTTGGTTATCCTGATCATAAGCCAGAACAAAAGCCACGCTTACCTTTTGAAGTCGTTTATCATGAAAACCACTATCAGCCATTTGAACAACAGCTTCCTTTTATCAAGAAATTCGACGAGAAATTACAAGCATACTATGAAGAACGAAAACAAAACAGCCGTAATGACAACTGGTCAAAACAAATCATACGTAAATTTTCCACCCCTATTCGCATGGATGTAGGACCATTTTTACATGACAAAAACGTAAATAAGCAATAATCATAATAGCCAGCACTCCTTTTCTTTTAGGAGATGCTGGCTATTGTACTTGTAATGCTTCCGTATGCTGAATAACTATTTCTTCGTCGTTCACCTTAAATTGTGCTTTAAAATGCAATTCACATGGCGAATTATTTGTAATACGGAAAACTTTGCTGCTTTCTGCGGGATGGTAAATATTTCCGTTGTTAAGTTGTTTTAAAACCTTTTTTTCTGTATATTCATGCTCTTCATCCCCTAATACAACAGAAACTAATGGAGTCTGATGCTCCAATTCTATCGATTCCTCCCCAATATATTGTAATGAGCTAAATACTTTGATGCCTTTATCTTCATCTGAATTTGCAATATGTATATGTAAAATAAAATCGCCAACTTCTTTCGACTTAGTAGTCTCTTTAATACTTACACTACGATGACCGATGCCACCATATAAAATAACAAAAAACAACGCCCCAGCGACAATGAAAACGAAGAATATTTTTTTGTTCACAAGCATCCTCCTGCTATTCCAGTTACTATATATGACGAAATACTCCCTCATAAAGTTTCATTTTTTTTAATTATTTTCAAACAAGGAAATTACTTCCTTATTATGTTTATTACTTTCCAATGACGTTTTTCCATTTAAGAGGTCGTTCAATAAGAGCATTAAAAATAATAGGTCGAATTCTTCGTTACCTCGTTTCTCCGTTCCTTGGAAAAGGTTTTCCCCCTTTTCTTGCGTGAGAATGCGTTTCGAGGATGCCTATACTGGAGCTCAAGTATCTGTATCGCATACGGAAGCCTTCTACTAAAACCGCCCACGTCCTGTGATTGGCGTAGAAGTCAGTAACACGCACAAGCCCGCTACTTGAAATTTTGCCGCCTCGAACTCAGGCGCCAGGATGTGCTAGTATCGGCGTTGCAACAGGACAAGGAAGGCTACGACAGCAATACATCGCACGCGAAAAAGGTTTTTTTCAAGGACGCCTGAGACCTTAGACGACCTCAATCCTCCTTCCCCTTTTTCAAACACGCACTTTAATTTATCCTTTGATATTTTTGTACCGTACTATAAGGGAATATTTTTGTATAATTTTGTAATATTTTCTCATTACCTCCCCCTTACTGGATATATAAGGAAAAATTTTGTTGCATATTTAAAACTGAAACTTCACATTCTAACTAATGATGATTGGTAATGAGAAGGAGGATCTATATGACTGTATCAAGTCAAGTTAAGCAAACAATCGCTGGCCTTAAGAGTGCTCAAGCTAGCTTTGAACAATTTGCATTGCAAACAGAAAATAAACAAGCAAAACAGCTCTATGAAAACGCAGCACAACAAACGATGTCTATTCTACAGAGCGTTGAACCACGGATACAGCAACTCGAACAAGAAGAGCCTCAATATAAAGGGTTTTAAATGACAAAAGAGGCTGAAACCATCATAACAGCCTCTTTATATTTGGTTTTAGCTAATGCTCGTCTAATTATAACTAATCTAACTTGAATTATTTGATTAAAAAGTAGGTGGAATTATGCATGTTTATAAATGGCTGATAATTGCTATTTTTTCTTTCGTCCTTGTCGGCTGCGGTGCCAATAACACGCTCGATCCTGCAGATAAACAGGAGAAAGGACAGATCAATTTATCAAAAGTTTCAACAAAGCAACCTATTAACCAAGCACCTGCTAATAGAGCAAAGGATATGCTAAGAGAACATTCCGAAATAACTGCTATTTATGCTGTCAATACAGATAAGCAATTATTAGCGACGATAGAAATAGAGCATATGCAACGATTTAAGCTGCAAAAAATGAAGAAACAACTTACAAAAAAACTTCAGAAAGCTTTTCCAGATTTAAAGGTGGAATTATCAGCAGACAAAAAGATTATCATGGAAATGGAAAAGCTGGAGAAAAATTTAGAAGAGAAGCAATATAGTAAAAAAGAATTGAAAAAAGAAGTAAAACGGATTATTGATTTTTCTAAAGAACAAACATAGGGAAAGAGGGAGCATAAGATGGCAGATAAGAAAAAGAAAAATTCACCTCCTGACGTTCAGGAGTATCAAGCATTTCAACAACAAAGGGAAGTAAAAAGACCTGTATTTATAAATTGCCTGAAAGCTTTTTTTGTTGGTGGTTTTATTTGCTTCATTGGTCAGCTTATCTCTACTTTTTATATGTATTTTTTTCATTTTACCGAGCAAACAGCCGGGAACCCAACTGTAGCTACATTAATATTTCTAACCATGCTTTTAACTGGATTCGGTTTCTATGATCGAATAGGACAATTCGCTGGAGCTGGCTCTGCTGTCCCTGTAACCGGATTTGGCAATGCCGTCATTTCATCAGCAATTGAACATCGTACCGAAGGATTCATCCTAGGTGTAGGTACGAACATGTTAAAGCTAGCTGGTCCCGTGATCGTCTACGGTGTTTTTGCAGCGTTTGTTGTCGCATTGATTAAAACGATTTTAATCCAATGGGGTGGATTATAATGCTTCAAGGACATCAAACGTGGGTATTTGCAAATCGACCTGTTATCGTATCAACCGGAACAGTTGGTGGACCATTCGAAGCAAATGGTAGTATTTCTGAGGATTTTGACCTATTGCATAAAGATATGTGGATTGGGCAGGCATCCTTTGAAAAAGCACAACAAACATTAATGGAAGAAGCATGTCAAATCACCCTAAAAAAAAGCTCCATTGAAAAAGAACAAGTAGAATTCTTTATCAGCGGTGATTTAATTAATCAGATTACGCCAACGAACTTTACTGCCAAAACAATCGGAATCCCTTTTTTTGGTTTATTTAATGCTTGTGCAACTTCTATGGAAAGCTTAGCATTAGCAGCTATGATTATTAACAATAAAGGAGCAAATTATATTTTAAGCGGAACGGCAAGCCATAACGCTTCTGCTGAACGACAATTTCGTTACCCTACCGAATACGGGGGTCAAAAACCTCCTACAGCTCAATGGACCGTAACGGGTGCAGGTTGTGCGCTCATTGCTCAACAGGGTCAAGGTCCTGTCATTACTTCGGCAACCATCGGAAAAGTCATTGATATGGGAATAACTGATCCTTTTAATATGGGGGGAGCGATGGCACCAGCAGCAGTCGATACAATTGAGAAACATTTCAAAGACCGAAACCTCTCCCCTGATTATTATGACTTGATTATTACAGGTGATTTAGGTCACATTGGTCGAGAAATATCTTATGACTTGCTTACGGAACGAGGGTTAGCCATTAAAGAGGAGCAATATGTAGATTGTGGTTTAACCATATACCGTGAAGGACAACCTGTATTAGCCGGTGGGAGTGGATCTGCGTGTTCAGCAGTAGTTACTTATGGACACTTCCTCAATCGAATGAAAGCTGGTGAATTAAAACGGATACTAGTTGTAGCAACTGGTGCACTTCATTCACCAATGAGTATACAACAAAATGATCCTATTCCATGCATCGCACATGCAGTATCCATTGAAAATTGAAACGGGAAGTGATAGTATATGATCTTTTTTTGGGCTTTTGTAATTGGTGGACTGATTTGTGTCATTGGCCAATTATTATTCGATATTTTTAAATTAAATCCCGGACAAACTTTATCTATATTAGTTGTCACCGGCGCCATTTTAGATGGCTTTGGTCTTTACGAGCCATTGATCGATTTTGCCGGCGCGGGTGCAACCGTACCTATTACCAGTTTCGGTAACTCCTTAGTTCATGGTGCTATGGCAGAAGCAGAAACACATGGTTTGGTCGGAGTGGTGACTGGAATGTTTGAAGTAACCAGTGCGGGAATCTCAGCTGCCATTATTTTCGGGGTCATCGGCGCACTCATTTTCAAGCCAAAAGGGTAAGGGGGTTGCTAGAATATGACAATCGGTGCACAAGTGAAAGGATGCTATTCCGCAATTAAAAGTGTAGAGGCTTCCTTGCAAATTTTAACCGCTAAAACAAATGAACAAGAACAACAGGCTAAATTAAAGGAAGTGGAACGAATTATTACCGAAGTCAAAAAAGATTTGCGGCAGCAGGTTATTCGTTTATCCAAAGAAGAACCTCAGTATAAATAATGCTAAGAGAGGATACTGCATATGCCAGAATGGATTGAAGTCATCATCCGGTCATTTTCTTTATTAATTATCCTTTTTTTCATGACAAAATGGTTAGGAAAAAAGCAAATATCACAATTAAATATATTTGAGTATATCACTGGTATTGTTTTAGGTGGAATTGTTGCTATACATACGATAGATCCTGATAGCAACTTCATTTACGCTATACTATCGATGTTTATTTGGTTTATTATCCCCTTTGCTGTTGAATATATATCGCTAAAAAGCAAACGATTTCGCGATCTTACAGATGGTAGAAGCACTGTGTTTATTCAAGATGGTAAAATAATGGAAGACAACCTTAAACAAGAAGGATATTCGACGGATGATTTGCTCGGTAAATTAAGAGATAACGGCGTATTTTTAGCATCTGATGTTGAATTTGCTGTCCTTGAGCCATCCGGAAACTTAAATGTACTTCCAAAGAAGGAAAACCGTCCTTTAACAGCCAAAGACTTAGGGCTAAAATTAGCCCCGGAAAAGGAGCCCCAAACAATTGTAATGGATGGAGAAATTTTATTGGAATCACTTGCGAATCTATCGTTAAATAAAAATTGGCTGGAAACAGAACTGGATAAGCAGAATGTCAGTATTGAAAATGTTTTTCTTGCTCAAGCAGATAATAACGGACAATTATATCTTGATTTATACGATGACAAAATAAGTGTACCAGAGCCAACTGAAAAAGCACTATTATTGGCAAATATGAAGAAATGTCAGGCTGACTTGGAATTATTCGCTTTAGCTACAGAAAACAAGCAAAGTAAAGCTTTATATGAGCGTAACAGTGAAAAATTAAAACATGCTATTCAGCTTATTCAGCCTTACTTATAAAGTAAATCTTCTATCAGTGGAGGTTTTCATTCATCCCCACTGATCGTTATCAGTCCATGGGTATGAGCTAAAGGCCTCTTACGAAATAGGGTATTTAGGTGCTGTTATCTCCCACTTAGACTTTTGTTGCAGTACAAAACTATCCAACTCCCAAAGCGAGAATCTTACAGCACCTTATATGCCGGATAAATGAACGAGGTAACTAACTAAGGAAAGCATCACAAAAAAATAGGTAACAGATGTTTCAACTCTCCCTAATACAAAGGAGACGAAAAAGTAAATAAACCGGGTTCAACCTTTTGTTCTACCAGCTTTTCGTGTAAAATAGAGTAGCTATCTTAATTTATACACGAAAAGGAATGAACTAATATGAAAGATAAAATAAAAGCGTATCGCTTTCCGATTATATTACTTATTTCGATTATAATTGGTTCCATCATCGGGCTTTCTTTTGGCAAAGATGCCACGGTTATTAAGCCACTAGGTGATTTATTCATCAATTTACTGTTTATGATTGTTATTCCACTCGTTTTCTTTACTATTTCTTCTGCTATAGCAAGTATGGACAGTATGAAGCGCCTCGGTAAGATTATGGGCTCAATGATAACTGTATTTGTTGTTACTGGTATTATCGCTGCCGTTTTCATGTTAATTGCTACTATTATTTTCGAACCAGGTTCTGGTGTGGATATACCGCTTGTAGAGCCTGAAGAAGTGCAAGAAGAAATGAGTTTGTCTGAACAACTAGTCCAAACGTTTACTGTATCTGATTTTGTGGATCTATTTTCACGCAATAATATGCTTGCACTTATTGTCTTCTCTATATTAGTTGGCGTGGCAACTGGACTAACTGGTGAAAAAGGAAAACCATTTACTTCATTTTTAACAAGTGGTGCTGAAGTATTTATGAAGATTATTCAGCTTGTCATGTACTATGCTCCTATCGGGTTGGGTGCTTACTTTGCCTCATTGGTTGGAGAATTTGGTACGGATTTGATTGGAGATTATGCTAAAGCGGTTATCATTTATTATCCTGTATCTATATTATACTTTGTCATCGGATTCACATTATATGCATTTATTGCTGGTGGAAAAATCGGAGTTTCCCGTTTTTGGAAAAACATTCTTGCTCCAGCTGCAACATCGCTTGGTACTGGAAGCAGTGTCGCTTCATTACCAGCAAATTTACAAGCAGCAAAGCGAATCGGTGTGCCGAAAGATATTCGCGAAACCATCATGCCTCTGGGAGCAACGATTCATATGGACGGATCTTGTCTGTCAGCAATGCTAAAAATTGCTTTTGTGTTCGGTGTATTTAACCAAGACTTTTCTGGAATCGACACCTTTTTAACGGCGATTGGTATCTGTTTATTGTCTGGTATTGTAATGAGTGGTATTCCGGGAGGTGGCTTTATGGGAGAAATGATGATTATTACACTATATGGCTTACCATTGCAAGCTTTGCCAATTATTTCTGCCATCGGAGTAGTGGTTGATCCGCCAGCTACAATGGTCAATGTTACAGGCGATACCGTTTCCAGTATGCTTGTGACCAGACATTTAGAAGGAAAAGATTGGATTAAAAAAACAGATATTGCTTAGGCTTGGATATAACTCATCTGGTCACTCTACAAGCGAGTGATGCAATCATTTAGCTTCGGAAATATACCTAGACTAAGCGGGAAAAGGCGTCTGTGGGACTCATAGCGCACGAGAAGGCCACAGACGAACCCTAAGATGCACGAAGTATATTTCCAAAGCGGGTTATTTGCATCACGGTTATTTCTAAATAGTTCCGGTTTTACTTTGATATAAACCCTTTTGTTCCAGCCTTATTTTATTTAAATACATCAATGGCAATTTTTCCAAATTGGCTATTTTCTTTTAAGTAATGAAACGCCTGTTGGATATCTTCCAATTTAAAAGTACTATCGACCACTGGATGCATTTGATATTGCTCTACATGCGTAAGCATTGCTTTCAATTCTTGTCTACTCCCCATGGTTGACCCTAATAATTGATATTGTCCATAGAAAAAGGCGCGTAAATCTAATTGAACAGTATCTTCTGTAGTTGCCCCGAACACAACGATTTTCCCGCCTTTTTTCAACACATCCAACGAGCGTTGAAAAGTAGCTCTTCCAACACTATCAATGACCAAATCAATCTGTTCATCAGCTAGCTCTTGATTCCAATCGTCCTCATGAAGTACTCCTCTATCCGCACCAAGCGATTGTGCCTTGTTTAGTTTCTCCTTACTTCGGGAACTGACAATCACTCTCGCACCAATATTTTTAGCAAATTGAATCAAATACGTTGCGACACCACTACCTGCTCCAGGAATAAATACGGTGTCACCCGCCTTTACTTGTCCCTTTGTAAACAATGCACGAAAAGCAGTTAAACCAGACAATGCGAGTACACTTGCTTCTTCCCACGTTAAGTGGGCAGGCTTTTTCTCAATTTGCTGAAAATCGATGGTAATCTTTTCTGCAAAAGTACCGTGATCCGGCATGCCTAATATTTCAAAACCTTTCGGAGGCGCATCTGCATTGTCGTACCATCTTAAAGCGGGGTTAATAATGACCTCATCGCCAATGGCAACATTTTTAACTTCTTGTCCAACTTGTTCAATGACCC
This genomic interval from Virgibacillus pantothenticus contains the following:
- a CDS encoding dicarboxylate/amino acid:cation symporter, with product MKDKIKAYRFPIILLISIIIGSIIGLSFGKDATVIKPLGDLFINLLFMIVIPLVFFTISSAIASMDSMKRLGKIMGSMITVFVVTGIIAAVFMLIATIIFEPGSGVDIPLVEPEEVQEEMSLSEQLVQTFTVSDFVDLFSRNNMLALIVFSILVGVATGLTGEKGKPFTSFLTSGAEVFMKIIQLVMYYAPIGLGAYFASLVGEFGTDLIGDYAKAVIIYYPVSILYFVIGFTLYAFIAGGKIGVSRFWKNILAPAATSLGTGSSVASLPANLQAAKRIGVPKDIRETIMPLGATIHMDGSCLSAMLKIAFVFGVFNQDFSGIDTFLTAIGICLLSGIVMSGIPGGGFMGEMMIITLYGLPLQALPIISAIGVVVDPPATMVNVTGDTVSSMLVTRHLEGKDWIKKTDIA
- the spoVAC gene encoding stage V sporulation protein AC; this encodes MADKKKKNSPPDVQEYQAFQQQREVKRPVFINCLKAFFVGGFICFIGQLISTFYMYFFHFTEQTAGNPTVATLIFLTMLLTGFGFYDRIGQFAGAGSAVPVTGFGNAVISSAIEHRTEGFILGVGTNMLKLAGPVIVYGVFAAFVVALIKTILIQWGGL
- a CDS encoding TrkH family potassium uptake protein codes for the protein MHHQKPIVRWAKRLSPVQILLLFYFFAVLFSTGILSLPIAYQDGVDLPFIDVLFTAVSALSVTGLSSISLADTLSTTGIILLASILQLGAVGVMAISTFIWLLLGKKIGLKERRLIMADQNQSTFGGMVRLIKQIVYVLLTIELIGFLVLGTYFLQYFDSAKEAYLHGMFGTISAISNGGFDITGNSLIPFKDDYFVQFINMLLIIFGAIGFPVLIEVKEYLFADSHKRKFIRFSLFTKVTTSTFLALIIIGTIGMFLLDIVHFFADKSWHEILFYSLFQSVTTRSGGMSTMDVSLLSEPNHLFMSLLMFIGASPSSAGGGIRTTTFILVVIFIATYARGGRSIRLFNREVYDEDLLKAVTVTLMALILVFTSIILMSIVEPFSLTEILFEVTSAFGTVGLSLGITDQLTSFSKLILMFLMFIGRVGIITFLFIFRSNKQTGNYHYPKEKLIIG
- a CDS encoding DUF421 domain-containing protein; the protein is MPEWIEVIIRSFSLLIILFFMTKWLGKKQISQLNIFEYITGIVLGGIVAIHTIDPDSNFIYAILSMFIWFIIPFAVEYISLKSKRFRDLTDGRSTVFIQDGKIMEDNLKQEGYSTDDLLGKLRDNGVFLASDVEFAVLEPSGNLNVLPKKENRPLTAKDLGLKLAPEKEPQTIVMDGEILLESLANLSLNKNWLETELDKQNVSIENVFLAQADNNGQLYLDLYDDKISVPEPTEKALLLANMKKCQADLELFALATENKQSKALYERNSEKLKHAIQLIQPYL
- a CDS encoding DUF1657 domain-containing protein, which encodes MTVSSQVKQTIAGLKSAQASFEQFALQTENKQAKQLYENAAQQTMSILQSVEPRIQQLEQEEPQYKGF
- the spoVAE gene encoding stage V sporulation protein AE — encoded protein: MIFFWAFVIGGLICVIGQLLFDIFKLNPGQTLSILVVTGAILDGFGLYEPLIDFAGAGATVPITSFGNSLVHGAMAEAETHGLVGVVTGMFEVTSAGISAAIIFGVIGALIFKPKG
- a CDS encoding sensor domain-containing protein — encoded protein: MHEQKVVFPITQYVLDHLNEAILITNQRGVIVAGSKTADGIFGISSAVGKPIKQLLELTSLEESKQLTWLKHDRHKMVEVTVLTADSRNQYYYVRLGLVSDQMQTVRQQLDNFATAQFSGTLLYDKTSGNIMDCDTNGATMFHYSKQQLIFKPLSELFTSKLPDNFWRKQENRKQIVHEHPAVTKEGDRFFVDILHFDLSAETGVCLLKDVTEQVINKKRIEYLAYYDELTDLPNRHYFVHVLSETIEKLNHKKDILAVYIVDLDYFKEVNDILGYAVGDELIRHSARRLKKFLHVDTFVARMTGDKFMIMQFGLNSKKEVMEFAERQIQTFEEPVIINGYDIYTTVTIGVSLFPNHGTTAEDLIKHANSAMYESKNNHRNSYKFFEAAISEKFQSTITLESELRQAMKQEQLELHYQPQVDFNTNEIIGMEALLRWKHPEKGYIAPGEFIGIAEKTGLIIEIGEWVMYEACRQNKLWQDQGYQPITISVNLSAIQFHQKDFLQKVIQIIQKTRLSPTYLELEITETMAMTNEQTVLHTLRELRKLGIPVSIDDFGTGYSSLKLLSLFPITKLKIDKMFMEQSHEENQMIVKSIIHLCHLLKLKVVAEGVETEEQFAFLKAEQCDQLQGYYFSKALPANEAQQLLVKH
- the nfsA gene encoding oxygen-insensitive NADPH nitroreductase, which codes for MSHSAIQTIMQHRSIRKFKDKKLTNDQIQTIVKAAQMASTSSYVMAYTIIGVTDERIKEQLAAISGQPYVQKNGHLFVFCGDLHRATQLGAPDEIETMQASLASPEQFIVMTVDAALASQNAATAAEDLGLGICYLGSLRNDIRQVSEILQLPERVVPLFGMAVGYPDHKPEQKPRLPFEVVYHENHYQPFEQQLPFIKKFDEKLQAYYEERKQNSRNDNWSKQIIRKFSTPIRMDVGPFLHDKNVNKQ
- the spoVAD gene encoding stage V sporulation protein AD; translated protein: MLQGHQTWVFANRPVIVSTGTVGGPFEANGSISEDFDLLHKDMWIGQASFEKAQQTLMEEACQITLKKSSIEKEQVEFFISGDLINQITPTNFTAKTIGIPFFGLFNACATSMESLALAAMIINNKGANYILSGTASHNASAERQFRYPTEYGGQKPPTAQWTVTGAGCALIAQQGQGPVITSATIGKVIDMGITDPFNMGGAMAPAAVDTIEKHFKDRNLSPDYYDLIITGDLGHIGREISYDLLTERGLAIKEEQYVDCGLTIYREGQPVLAGGSGSACSAVVTYGHFLNRMKAGELKRILVVATGALHSPMSIQQNDPIPCIAHAVSIEN
- a CDS encoding YhcN/YlaJ family sporulation lipoprotein, which codes for MHVYKWLIIAIFSFVLVGCGANNTLDPADKQEKGQINLSKVSTKQPINQAPANRAKDMLREHSEITAIYAVNTDKQLLATIEIEHMQRFKLQKMKKQLTKKLQKAFPDLKVELSADKKIIMEMEKLEKNLEEKQYSKKELKKEVKRIIDFSKEQT
- a CDS encoding YwpF family protein yields the protein MKTFKLKLLNIMEEKNGEIIPNHIPLLDGLIIDREDEKNQWTVEAYTERSLQPYFEELQASKSEVLIQVKISKESNAMATFITSIIGINEIGANINVLFIGNIVDKRKENIESLLTALIDEGFQGKELLEKFKELT